In Pseudomonas glycinae, the DNA window CCGATTTGATGCGAGTGAAGTTGTTCAGCGAGCTGATGCCGTTCTCACGGCCCACGCCCGACTGCTTGTAACCGCCAACCGGCATTTTTGCGTCGGACTCGCCCCAGGCGTTGATCCAGCAGATACCGGCTTCCAGCTGATGAATCACGCGGTGGGCGCGGTTCAGGTCGCGGGTGACGATACCGGCGGCCAGGCCGAAGTCGGTGTCGTTGGCGCGGCGGATCACTTCTTCTTCGGTTTCGTAGCTCAGGATCGCCATCACCGGGCCGAAGATTTCTTCACGGACGATAGTCATGTCGTCGGTGCAGTCGGTGAACACGGTTGGAGCCACGAACGCGCCTTTGGCGAATTCGCCGTCGGTCAGACGCTCGCCACCGCACAGAACGCGGGCGCCTTCTTCTTTACCCTTGGCGATGTAGCCCAGCACGCTTTCCATGTGCGGGAAGCTGACCAGCGGGCCGAAGTTGGTGTTTTCGTCTTCCGGGTTGCCAACGCGGATGCGGGCAACGCGCTCGACGATCTTGGCTTCGAAAGCGGCTTTCAGGTGGCTCGGCACGAACACGCGAGTGCCGTTGGTGCAGACCTGACCGGAGCTGTAGAAGTTGGCCATCATGGCGGTGTCGGCGGCGCGATCCAGGTCGGCGTCGTCGCAGATGATCAGCGGGGACTTGCCGCCCAGTTCCATGGTCACGTCTTTGAGCGACGAAGCCGAAGCGCTGGCCATGACCTTCTTGCCTGTGTCGGTGCCGCCGGTGAAGGAGATCTTCTCGATGCGCGGGTGCTCGGTCAGCCAGGTGCCGACTTCACGGCCGCTGCCGGTCAGTACGTTGAACACGCCGTTCGGAACGCCGGCTTCGGTGTAGATTTCGGCCAGTTTCAGGGTGGTCAGCGAGGTGACTTCGCTTGGCTTGAAGATCATCGCGTTACCGGCCGCCAGGGCTGGAGCGGATTTCCACAGGGCGATCTGAATCGGGTAGTTCCACGCGCCGATACCGGCGACGACGCCCAGCGGCTCGCGACGGGTGTAGACGAAGGAAGTGTCACGCAGCGGGATCTGCTCGCCTTCGATGGCGGGTACCAGGCCTGCGTAGTATTCCAGTACGTCGGCGCCGGTGACGATGTCGACGTATTTGGTTTCGGAGAAGGCTTTACCGGTGTCCAGGGTTTCCAGGGCAGCCAGTTCATCGTTGCGCTCGCGCAGGATGTCGACGGCGCGACGCAGGATGCGCGAACGCTCCATGGCGGTCATCGCGGCCCAGATTTTCTGGCCCTTTTCGGCGCTGACCACAGCGCGCTCGACGTCTTCCTTGGTCGCGCGTTGCACCAGTGCGAGGACTTCACCGTTAGCCGGGTTGATGGCTTCGAAGGTGGCATCGCTGCCGGCGTCGGAGTACGCGCCATCGATGTAGAGTTTTTGCAGTTCGAAACGGGCCATAGTGTCCTCGCAAGTGCATTAGTGGTTGGCGTTGGTCACCGGGTGAGCCATGTAGCTGTGGCATCGCTGGTCGGTGACAGTTCAGGGGCCGAGCGTTTTTTCTGTGCTCTAGCTCACCTGCTTGGCCAATTGGAAATCCATGTATTCGTAAGCGATCTGTTGCGCCTGCGCAGTGTCGAAAGCGTCTCCCGACAGCGCGCCGCGCAACCACAAACCGTCGATCAGAGCTGCCAGTCCACGGGCGGCGGTGCGCGCATCTTCGAGCGGCAACACACGGCGGAACTCGCAGCACAGGTTGGAATACAGACGGTGATCGTTGATCCGCTGCAACCTGTGCAAAGACGGCTGGTGCATGCTGGTGGCCCAGAAGGCCAGCCAGGTTTTCATTGCCGGGCCATTGACCTGGCTGGCGTCGAAGTTGCCTTCGATGATCACCTGCAGATGCGCCCGGGGGCTGCTGTCTGCCAGCGCCTGACGGCGCGCGGTGACGTTCTCGCTGAGGACGCTCATCAGATACCGCATCGTGGCGGCAATCAGGCCGTTCTTGTCCTGAAAATAGTGACTGATGATGCCATTCGAGACACCGGCCAAACGGGCGATCAGCGCAATGCTGGCGTCCCCCATTCCGACCTGATCAACCGCCTGCAAAGTGGCTTCGATCAGTTGTTGGCGGCGGATGGGTTGCATACCGACCTTGGGCATCTTGCACATCTCCTTAGGCCTTCCGACGGACGACAAACGCCGATCGGATTGAGGGCCAGTCTATTTTGTTTTGATTGAACGTTCAATCAACAAAGAATAAGATCTGCGACAAATCGTCGCTGCCTACAGAATTTTCTTACGTGTAAGTGGCGATAAAACCGACATCCGAAAATGCTCGAAACCTGCGCGGGGCAAGGCGCGGTTCGACGTTCGATGGACGTGTTGAATGGGCAAGACGCTCAAGGCCAGGTTTCGGATGAACGTCCAAGCCTCGGCCACGACGGCGATTCGCGGTGCCAACTCTGCAGGTTCGGGCTTTTTTCGGGGTGTCTTTATATCACCCGCCGGTCGGCTGCCAACTAACCGATTGGTCGGGTTCCGTGTTGCCTTGTGTTCTTCTCTCGCACTGCCTGGAGCATTTGTGCCATGAGTTCTGCCTCGCTAATAAAGACCCCGCCCGAGAAGGTGACGGTCAACGGTTGGGTGTTCTACACCTCTACCGCGCTGATTCTGTTGTTGACCGCCATTCTGATCATCGCCCCGCAAGAGGCCGGCAGAATGCTGGGAGTGGCTCAGGCCTGGTTGTCCCGCAGCTTCGGCTGGTACTACATGGTGGTGATCGCCGCTTACCTGGTGTTTGTGGTGGGCCTGGCGTTTTCCTCCTACGGCAAACTCAAACTGGGTAGCAAGGACGACACCCCGG includes these proteins:
- the betI gene encoding transcriptional regulator BetI gives rise to the protein MPKVGMQPIRRQQLIEATLQAVDQVGMGDASIALIARLAGVSNGIISHYFQDKNGLIAATMRYLMSVLSENVTARRQALADSSPRAHLQVIIEGNFDASQVNGPAMKTWLAFWATSMHQPSLHRLQRINDHRLYSNLCCEFRRVLPLEDARTAARGLAALIDGLWLRGALSGDAFDTAQAQQIAYEYMDFQLAKQVS
- the betB gene encoding betaine-aldehyde dehydrogenase yields the protein MARFELQKLYIDGAYSDAGSDATFEAINPANGEVLALVQRATKEDVERAVVSAEKGQKIWAAMTAMERSRILRRAVDILRERNDELAALETLDTGKAFSETKYVDIVTGADVLEYYAGLVPAIEGEQIPLRDTSFVYTRREPLGVVAGIGAWNYPIQIALWKSAPALAAGNAMIFKPSEVTSLTTLKLAEIYTEAGVPNGVFNVLTGSGREVGTWLTEHPRIEKISFTGGTDTGKKVMASASASSLKDVTMELGGKSPLIICDDADLDRAADTAMMANFYSSGQVCTNGTRVFVPSHLKAAFEAKIVERVARIRVGNPEDENTNFGPLVSFPHMESVLGYIAKGKEEGARVLCGGERLTDGEFAKGAFVAPTVFTDCTDDMTIVREEIFGPVMAILSYETEEEVIRRANDTDFGLAAGIVTRDLNRAHRVIHQLEAGICWINAWGESDAKMPVGGYKQSGVGRENGISSLNNFTRIKSVQVELGDYVSVF